One Arachis hypogaea cultivar Tifrunner chromosome 18, arahy.Tifrunner.gnm2.J5K5, whole genome shotgun sequence genomic window, TAGTACCATGGATTTCTGTTTGATCTCGTGAATGACCAGAAACCTTACTTTGTCGTTTAATTGTGGCATTGTCAAATGTCACATGAATGGAATTAGGATACTACCATAGTTGCTGCATTTCCCCATGCCTTGTTTAAAAAGAATGATTTGGATTCATGCAACTTCATTGGCTTCACACACTTTCCATTTTGATCCTTTGACTTTGTCACGGCCTCACGGGGGATACAAATACAAAGGCAATGTTTGTTTTTCTCCATTTTCTTTCTCATAATTTGTTTTTGTTAGGCACCGTATCTCCTAGCTCGACAGGTTAACGAATAATTCGTTGCGAATCTGAATTCCATTTAAAGGTCTGTCATGAATTACTACATACACAAAACAAAATTCGAACTCCAATACTTATTTAAGCGGACGAGTCAACCGATCACTTTGATTTTCTTATAATTATTCTGTCACCTCGTTGGGCGCTCGTTGGGCGCTTTGAttggttaatttatttttatttttatgttaatgtTTTTTTTTCCCTATGTTAATGATGATCTGTGTGAAAATCCTAAACTGAAAAAAAGATGGTCTTTCTTTGGACTTCTGTTTTTTGGTAAGGAGGTCTTTCTTTGGACTTTATCATGGTATTTATCATATCCAATGATTCTAGACCTTCAAATAAAATTGTACTGGATTTGGATGCTAGATTAAAGAGATAAGGAAAATATGAAGCCCAAAACTGTAGGGTAATTGCTTCTGGACAAGGGCCTAGCCCATTGAAAAAGTTATCAGTAAGACTCTGTCTCATTGAAAGGGCCATGTGTttctcttatctttatttgtggatccattttttatatattataaaaaatttaagaaaattgaTCAGCTATGTGATATTGACAAGGGTCAGTCATCATTTGGTCTTCAATTTCATGAAGCAATTTAATtgaatatgttaaattatttagtAATTTGCAGGCATTATCTTTGCATGAAGATATCATAGATTCATAGTACTCACCTGATTAACCAAATTGGGTTGGTCCCCCTGATTTTACTTTCCTATATTTTACTACAGAAATTATTATTCTTAAATATCCTTTTGTAATTCTCAGAAATTATTTAGAGTAACGTACTTTGAAATTTCAATTGAGTTCTTCCACTAATGAGTAAACCATGTTTTGGAAATTTTAAACAAGAAAACAAAGACACTTATGATTCACGGATTCACGGATTAGGAAAGAAACAGAGACTGCACAACTTACTGAAGCTTTGATAGCCAATGTTACTAACATAACACGTTAATAGAGGCGCTCATGCAACGAAAATAAGTTATTGGGAGTTGGTACAAAAAAGCATTTTGGTACAAGAACAAACAGAGAGAAAAAGACAATGAAAATTACATTCCATTACAGAGTGGCCAGCTAGCTTTTAAGCTTTAGCTACCTACCTATTTTTGAATGCTGACATTAAGCATTCATTCACTCATAAAAACTACACTCCAATGCCACCGTTGGATTCTTTCTCCCTCAATTAAATTTCACGTCCATTCCTCACCTTACCCGTGACCACACTTATTCACTGCCTCAATCCAAATAACAACAGACGTACACATTTCAACTTCTGACAATTCATCACTTCTCAGTCCCAACaccaaaaaatatacatatactaTGACTGTTTATTTCACATCCATATCATGAATTCATTTAATAATTAGTATGGTTTATTTACATcggaaattaataattatacaACAATGGTTGCTTTGCCATGTCATAAAGAATAATAAACCCTCCACGTTAGCATTAACGAGCTGGACCAAAAGTCGCTACTCCATAGTTAATATCCATCCATCTACCCTCTGTGTGGTGTGGTCCCCACTGACACATAGCCAGAGACCGAATTCAAAATCGAATAGCTGTCATCCATCATCATATGCAGCCAGCAATTCCAAGCTGGGAAGAACTTTAACCCGAAAGCCTTACGTGTCACTCTCCAATTCGCCAGAAACTGTAGACCTACCGTAAGACCTACCAAGCTTCTCACTCAGACTAACCAGAGTCTGCCACGTGGCATCCCCTTCCTGCACCTCCTCGTTGAACATCAGGGCCCGCCTCGTTCTCGGGTCCCACAGGTTCCTCTGAATCGCCGTGAGGTTCGTCGCTGCCACGCGCTCAAGGATCCTCCCAAGCTTCCCGACGTCCCTCTCGGCCACCCTAACGGAAATATCCGGCCACCTCACGGCAGACGAAAACGGTAACCGAATACCGTCTGAGATAATTACGGGCACGCATCCTAATAAAACAGACTCAACCAGTCTGGGACTCCAGGGGGCCCACCCAAGTGGACACAAACAGAAAACAGACCTCGCTATCTCTGACTGGTAACCGGCAAACCTATGCCTCTTGAGGTAAAATCTCCGGTCACCGCTGAATTTACGCCATATCACCGTCCTCACTctcctaaaagaaacaaaaatagaaaaaacgtCAATTCAGCAAAAGTTTTTCAGTTAAAATCCAAATGCGGCTTAATTATTGATCAATGATGAGAGTGTGGGGTCATTACTGATTAATTAGTAATTACTTACTTGCTGTAAAACCTTCCGCTTATGTTCTTaggatgaacctccattttcCCACGGAAGAACGCAAAAATGTCTCTGCGTCCGTTCGCCGGAGAATTCTTAGCAAGAGTCTTCCGTACACTTTCCGGCGACACGTAAGGCGGTATGACTACATTCTCAACTTGTTGGCACGGGTGCTGGTACTCAACGCCGAACGTCTGCAACACTATTGAGTTCTTCATTATTTCCAGTATCCCATGCTGCATGGCCACATCTTCCTtcaataagaaaagaaacaagagagTCAGGTCATTGGAactaaggaagaaagaaaatgcaCGCAAAAAAATGTGTGGAGTTATTAGGTAGTTACGAGATTGTGGAAACAAGCGCCAAAATCATGGGAAGCGACGAAGACGTGGTCGG contains:
- the LOC112771799 gene encoding probable glucuronoxylan glucuronosyltransferase IRX7 isoform X2, which translates into the protein MNLFHHKHGYNYNKLNQHYQQQQQDRSCFCRYYKWLLWLSLSLYFFTSFLITNNNNTTAQKTEPTENFVKSHVVPRTLLESSNIASKLKNMKVFIYELPSKYNTDWLTNERCSTHLFASEVAIHRALLTSDLRTFDPNQADFFFVPVYVSCNFSTVNGFPSISHARNLISSAVQLISTHHPFWNRTSGSDHVFVASHDFGACFHNLEDVAMQHGILEIMKNSIVLQTFGVEYQHPCQQVENVVIPPYVSPESVRKTLAKNSPANGRRDIFAFFRGKMEVHPKNISGRFYSKRVRTVIWRKFSGDRRFYLKRHRFAGYQSEIARSVFCLCPLGWAPWSPRLVESVLLGCVPVIISDGIRLPFSSAVRWPDISVRVAERDVGKLGRILERVAATNLTAIQRNLWDPRTRRALMFNEEVQEGDATWQTLVSLSEKLGRSYGRSTVSGELESDT
- the LOC112771799 gene encoding probable glucuronoxylan glucuronosyltransferase IRX7 isoform X1, whose protein sequence is MVEQQHKNQRPPKSSSSSRGLYVKMNLFHHKHGYNYNKLNQHYQQQQQDRSCFCRYYKWLLWLSLSLYFFTSFLITNNNNTTAQKTEPTENFVKSHVVPRTLLESSNIASKLKNMKVFIYELPSKYNTDWLTNERCSTHLFASEVAIHRALLTSDLRTFDPNQADFFFVPVYVSCNFSTVNGFPSISHARNLISSAVQLISTHHPFWNRTSGSDHVFVASHDFGACFHNLEDVAMQHGILEIMKNSIVLQTFGVEYQHPCQQVENVVIPPYVSPESVRKTLAKNSPANGRRDIFAFFRGKMEVHPKNISGRFYSKRVRTVIWRKFSGDRRFYLKRHRFAGYQSEIARSVFCLCPLGWAPWSPRLVESVLLGCVPVIISDGIRLPFSSAVRWPDISVRVAERDVGKLGRILERVAATNLTAIQRNLWDPRTRRALMFNEEVQEGDATWQTLVSLSEKLGRSYGRSTVSGELESDT